The Maniola jurtina chromosome 13, ilManJurt1.1, whole genome shotgun sequence genomic interval agaaaagatCCACCTTAgctacttacatactttttgGAGTCTTTAGCTCCACATTAGTTTGTATACGTTTCAAAAAGCTTGATCggtccattaatcgtttacaaCGTTTTtactttgaataataatattttaactaaacagattttgcaatttttttaataattttgccttaagttttgttttaattattcatAATCATGTGCCGATCTGAAGAAATCAAGAGAAGGTCAAGGTCTAACCAGTTATGAAATAATTTCTCGTTATACCTACTGCTCGTATGGTATTTCAATGACACCCACCGGTTTGCCTTGCGACTCTACAtgctaaaataaaacaattcaaaGAGCAGCTAAAATTATTTGCTCCTGCTAATTTTATTAGCTcttgtaatttataaaatattaattgcaTAATATGCTTCAGAAAGGTTCCCGttgattaaaaattttggatCGGATATCCAattatcaataaagtttttctatttctttttatttgtaaatataaaaatccTAGAAATGTATAGAACCTTAGGAACAGCAGATATCGTTATTGTTATAAAGTAAACATTAAGGCCCACTTGCACAAGGGCAGCTAAACTGATTTagttaattaaaacttaaataaaatcaaaaataccaCTCATACATcctttttcatataaaactatGTATTTACATTTTGTTAAGTTACTAAATAttctacaaggaaccaaaagcttaatttgctataatccgctaaactgTTATAGCCGTAAACGTTAtaggtttagcggattatagccaattaaacttttggttccttgtatatcatggacttccgcaaaataacgcctacttctatacttgaactaaatattttaacattattgACTAATACAATATCACATAGTCGTTTATtactatattattacaatatcaaCACATAAAATTAATGACTTTCCATTATCTTGCATGATATATAAATTTGAGATGCACATcattaatataataggtataaccAAGACGCTCGAAAGAAAGAATTCAGAGCGTTAACAACAATACAATAAATTTATCCGAAAACAGCATTTGCAGCGGTAACAATGATTGCATCAAGAGCTACGCAATCCAAGAACTGGTAACATACTTTACAAAACTTGCAGCCAAATATCGCGACCACGTCTGTGCACCGCTGGCTACGGCGTAACGATCAGTAAAGCTTTCGAAAGAATCGAAAAAATATTCTACAACAATAACAAGTTCCTCcagctaaaacagatttttttttacattttttcatCTGGAGCGTCTAGATTTTAAACTTACTTGTTACTTAGCTAGAATATTTTATGGAGTAAACGAATTTTTGTCCTAAATGacatttcaaatcaaatcagaTCATTCATTTGATGAAAGTTTGGGTTTGGGTGTAGTTTTGAACTATCTAGTAAAATTTCTTGAATCTTGCTATGGTTGGGTTGGGAGAGAGACCATTTGTTTTGTTTCGAAAAATCGATAATTTTTGACTATAGGGAAAAACGAAAAAAATCGTAGCCACCTAtaagaatttttaatatttacattgtTTTGGACACTTCCTTCTACAGCTCTCCCAAATTCAACGTGAACGTATTTGATTTGGCCGTTATTGAATTGCTACAATATTTCAGGTTTCATTGTTTTCCAATACAATTATAACGATGCTAACTATACACATACTCATGGcgaaataaattattctaattCTACAAAATCTCCTAATACTGGTAATTTATGTACAAATACTATCTAAGGCTGTTAATATATTTCATGAGGTTAAACACCATTATCACACCCATGATGTCAGTGTAGCCTTCGTGGTTCGAACTGGGCGATGAGTTGCACAGGTTTTTCCGACAGTAACAGTATCTGAAATAAAAACACgatagataatataattataactcaaaatttaaaaaacccccgacacaaaaacctctttaaaaaaactagaaaagagctgataactttcaagcggctgaaccgattttctttgattatagctaagaacactcgatcaagccgcctttcaaacaaaaaaactaaattaaaatctgttcattcgtttaggagttacgatgccacggacagatacacagatacacacgtcaaacttataacacccctctttttgggtcgggggttaaaaataatctcaCCGGGGACCACGAACTCGGGATTTCCTTCACTTAAATTAGTAATTGGTTAATAATGGAGATTTACTTGGGATAATAATTCAGTGGATTCCCAGAttcttaaatatacctactaaagaaaattatgaaaaagcagatgacaatttatttttcaattgattttaaaaataaattgtcaatTCGACGTTAATGTTGCAGGATTGTAAAACAAAAGGGTTTTGATTAAATCTGAATTGTAACGCGTTTCAACCCTTCGTTTGCTGAGAAACTacttccctttcactttaatgtACATTGCACGTACGAGAACTCGTTTCTCTGAACTGATATTAATAACACAAAACCTACTTTTTAAGCCTGACCTTGTACTTTCAGTTTCATACTGTAATTCGCAATGACAGCAGCTGTTATGTATCGAGTAACTAACAAAATCcaaaaaaggaaataatttcGGCTCGAAGAcgaaatttaatatttacaatttgttTGGTACATTCGTAAATAATATTCAATCTGTGTATGTTATGAATTTAgacaatttaggtttttagactAATTTAGGCTATAAATACGTCCTGTAGTCAGTAGCGTACATCGccattcattaaattatttattattattgtaagagGTATGACCATAAAATATGAAGGTTAATATTAGAAGAGTTGTTTGGATTTGTTATTTGATGTAAGAAATAATTCCTCAAATATGAGGAAACGGTTTCTACAGGATATCCACAGTTTTtacacattatattttataattataatagatctGTAGTCCCAAGGATTAAACTTACGTCTTAAAattcattatgatcaacccatcgtagGGTCACTATTGAACAAGGGTatcgtctcagaatgagaaagccTTGGCCATACTCTACCACGCTaactaagtgcggattggcagacttcaaacacctttgaagACCTCTCAGACATGCAAGTTTCTTCACGATTTCTCCTTCGCCgttttatcggtgaaggaattaaatatcgctaatacgacaaagtaggctccAGACATTCCaattccgccaatggcagtatcatcttcacaggactacataaaaatctttacttgaaagcgttcagtttaagaaattatgtCACAGTTAAAATTTCGTTTCAGTTTAAACGTTCGTCTTACTTACTAGTTAGActgaaaaactttttaaaacaaGTTTTAACCTTTAAAAATTTGTTCTACATGTGCTATGgcagaaatattatatttcttccCTAGAATATCAATAAAAcctttaattacttacttagtagGAGTTGTTCTTTCTCCCTTGTCATCTACTTCTGAGCAGCCTTCTTCGTAAGGCtctaaaatttccattttgggCGACCACCTACCGTTCTTGAAATCGTGGTATTCGTTCTTCTGAGGCGCACAGTCTAGTAGTACGCCAGTAATTCTCACTGAAAGCATAGATTAAAAACCTATTAATTATACGCATCAAAGTCATAAGTTACCTACATGCCCACTGGTTTGCATTTCATtacgttaaaaaaattgttaacgcATTACTTCAATGTTACCAACTTAACAGTCTATTCTGAACGCCCAATCTTAAATATTAATGTTGTTATGAATTTGATAAAGTGAATATAAAATGGGTAATTTTTGGAAATATAGCGTTACCGAAAAAGATGTCTTTTAGGTACTATTTACAAAAACAAGGCTTGTATTATTTACACTGATTTAGACATTATTGTTATAATCTGTTGTGTGCGCAGAATGCCATGGTTATGGTTTCTACAGatgaataaaattgaaagaaaaattgtatctatttattaaaatatcatgCCTTACAAtactagactacaggcccatgttcaaaaatggatgggtcatatgaaccaccaggtgacgtatacaggacgatataagagcataaaataataagattcagcactatgccgtcacttgtaagctgtccaacagagtgctggtgagaattcaaaagtgcaggtagagtgagtacattttggtcatatatttttgtacggcatttttaccatcgatagatccatgaaaaataataagaaagcgcgcagtgccgtaaaaaaatggtgcgccacaaagtcagtaaattttttgattttctgataatttccaggataaatttggtcatttcagtacggcattagtttcatactgtttcaatacagcctctaatccattattccgcaacgccgtacaaaaatcatgcgacaaggggaaaaaatcgagggtagcaaccccctctctttccgtggtccggggggtgatttgaaaaagtacggctttggttccaaaacattatctagcactcaaaagtactattaaaaataatgccgtcaaaaaattagtgttcatttgaatgtgtatcaataattatcttaatttcatggtatacttgatttttaaagctgtaaaatcatttgactctgtacggcaactttttttttaatatgatagtgtaaaatactattgttatatagtattgccgttcaaaagaaactgttctaaaaaaaattatagagaaataaaaaaactgaatttttcaaattattgcaaaagtttaaatattcatagattaataaaatatagcaattatcgatggtaaaaatgccgtacaaaaatatatgaccaaaatgtactcactctacctgcacttttgaattctcaccagcactctgttggacagcttacaagtgacggcatagtgctgaatcttattattttatgctcttatatcgtcctgtatacgtcacctggtggttcatatgacccatccatttttgaacatgggcctgtagtctatacgTGTATGCACTTTTatattaagataattttaataatgtatGACGATATATGAAATAGCTATTTACCTTGACCAACATCCGATACAAGTTTAAAGTCACAGACGAATTGTTTAGCCTTTGTTATTAtcttacctacttgttttagcCGGTCACATTATATCTAATCTCAGAAGTATTAAGAATAATATCTTAGAAGTATTACATGATTATAGCTTATAGGCCTATTGCGTTTTAACGTGTTTACAACATCTATTCCCCTTGACAAAGACCCAACAGGCTAATATtgcatattaattaattattgacaTTTGGCCTTGTGTTATTACCATTGCCCTTGTTTGTCTGGCGTCAACACTCAACACGTTCTATCGATTACCTAATGTTTTAAACCTatgatttatgtattttaagtaaatattgaTTGTTTCTATAACGCGATGTATTTGCCTGTATTTCACGCCATATACCCATTACACTCTAACTCTATCTTAGGGTCGATACACAATGAAATAGAGTCAAAGCTAATCGAAGCGTCAatctaaaatattacatagcaTTACGCTTTACCCTTGCTTTACCTCAAAAATTGCACAAACTAGCGAGAAACAAATGAAGACATATTTTAAATTAGACTGTGTTATTGTGAATCAACCCTTTATAGGTGCCGGTAGGCCAGAACGCAGTCAATTGACATGAGATCTTAGCTTAAAATCAATGACCGCGATCCAGACAGACCGCTAATCTGCGTCTAACACGGTCAGTCTAGATCACGATCATTGACTTTGATCGTAGATTAATAGACTTATTATCCATCCTTCGAAAAAACTGTTCTATTCAAAGTATACAAGAGCAATCTGC includes:
- the LOC123871391 gene encoding uncharacterized protein LOC123871391 — encoded protein: MEQYLLAVAGLLSFVITGVSSLQCYQCLINPPLGQYYNTTKNLCVHFDYTERFIVECPFSTMCMKQEFHLDIQNGVRITGVLLDCAPQKNEYHDFKNGRWSPKMEILEPYEEGCSEVDDKGERTTPTKYCYCRKNLCNSSPSSNHEGYTDIMGVIMVFNLMKYINSLR